Proteins encoded in a region of the Paenibacillus wynnii genome:
- a CDS encoding copper ion binding protein, with amino-acid sequence MSNVILKVEGMSCGHCVSSVEKAVSNAGASAKVDLASKTVAIEFDENKVTLGAIKEAIEDQGYDVVSTPHHLNGKAL; translated from the coding sequence ATGTCGAACGTTATTTTAAAAGTTGAGGGAATGTCTTGCGGTCATTGTGTGAGTTCAGTGGAGAAGGCTGTAAGCAATGCAGGAGCCTCAGCTAAGGTTGATCTGGCCAGTAAGACAGTGGCAATAGAATTTGATGAGAACAAGGTTACTCTAGGTGCTATTAAAGAAGCGATTGAAGATCAAGGTTATGACGTAGTGTCAACTCCCCACCACTTAAACGGTAAAGCGTTATGA
- a CDS encoding substrate-binding domain-containing protein, whose translation MATLKEIAIQANVSAATVSRVLNNDVTLSVSEGTRERIFQIAEQMQYKPNRVKRLKQESDLSSKQIGLLIWISADDEKEDPYFSKIRVSVEKKCDELGIPIGRVIRGNEVDPAACQQMDGLIVVGSVDTEDIHRIFPNHKSIVLVNHTLEELRGYDSVSINFKQAVKDVVEHFIGHGYSDIGMIGGRDYLYKLWAKHEGDVVVDKRQVYFEQLMKEKGLFNEDYMFQGDWSTASGYEEMKKLLGRPNRPRACFVASDPMAIGALRALNEQQVKVPEEMAIIGFDDIEVSAFMNPPLTSVKVFPEQIARTAVQLLMERLEGRETAVHVTIETELVVRDTCGGHINMNN comes from the coding sequence ATGGCTACATTAAAAGAAATAGCAATACAAGCCAATGTATCGGCGGCAACTGTTTCCCGTGTATTAAATAATGATGTTACCCTTTCTGTAAGTGAAGGGACGCGCGAGAGAATCTTTCAAATTGCAGAACAAATGCAATATAAACCAAACCGTGTGAAGCGATTGAAGCAAGAAAGCGACTTATCAAGTAAGCAAATAGGCTTGCTTATCTGGATCTCTGCCGATGATGAAAAGGAAGATCCTTATTTTTCGAAAATCCGTGTTAGCGTTGAAAAAAAATGTGATGAGCTTGGAATTCCCATTGGGAGAGTTATTAGAGGAAACGAAGTGGACCCGGCAGCTTGTCAACAAATGGATGGGCTGATCGTCGTGGGTTCTGTTGATACGGAGGATATCCATAGGATTTTTCCTAATCACAAATCTATTGTTTTGGTCAACCATACCCTTGAAGAATTAAGAGGGTATGATTCGGTCAGTATCAACTTTAAGCAGGCAGTAAAGGATGTGGTTGAACACTTTATAGGTCATGGATACTCGGATATCGGCATGATTGGAGGACGGGATTACCTCTACAAGTTGTGGGCTAAACATGAAGGAGATGTTGTGGTTGATAAGCGGCAAGTTTACTTTGAACAACTAATGAAGGAGAAGGGACTGTTCAATGAAGATTACATGTTCCAAGGGGATTGGAGTACAGCGAGCGGCTACGAAGAAATGAAAAAGCTGCTCGGAAGACCAAATCGTCCAAGAGCTTGCTTTGTTGCCAGTGATCCGATGGCCATTGGTGCCCTTCGGGCGTTGAATGAACAACAGGTGAAGGTGCCTGAGGAGATGGCGATCATAGGTTTTGACGATATTGAGGTTTCGGCATTTATGAATCCGCCTTTGACTAGTGTGAAAGTGTTTCCGGAGCAGATTGCCAGAACGGCAGTACAACTTCTTATGGAACGTTTAGAAGGAAGAGAAACAGCCGTTCACGTTACGATCGAAACAGAGCTAGTGGTTCGAGACACCTGCGGAGGACACATAAATATGAATAATTAA
- a CDS encoding heavy metal translocating P-type ATPase, whose translation MNNTTPTGNGEQQMTVQITGMTCSACAARIEKGLSRMEGVSRANVNLALEQATIGFDPKVSGLPQIEEKIRALGYDTVREAVDFDITGMTCAACSARIEKVLGRMPGIAQVNVNLALETAHVEYTPGTIGTRDIMEKVSSIGYKATLKEERKDSADHRELEILNKRRKWIISAILSFPLLWAMVGHFTFTSWIPVPELLMNPWFQLILATPVQFIIGWQFYVGAYKALRNGSANMDVLVALGTSAAYFYSLYLTIDSLNMNGMNHTVEMYYETSAVLITLILVGKWFEALAKGRSSNAIKSLMGLQAKTALVIRDGTEMNISIEEVIPGDIVMVKPGTKIPVDGEVVEGFSSVDESMLTGESIPVEKQKGDSVIGATLNTNGMLKVRATKVGRDTALAQIIRVVEEAQGSKAPIQRIADVISGIFVPIVVGIAVLTFLVWYLWAAPGQFAEALEKAIAVLVIACPCALGLATPTSIMAGSGRAAELGILFKGGEHLEAAQGIKVVVLDKTGTVTNGKPVLTDVVTTAAISAPGNRDTENRLLSIVAAAEKLSEHPLADAIVAGASDRGLELPDAEQFVNIPGRGISAVVAGQAVNIGTRRMMDEKGIDISLWMGLMKELEQQGKTAMIIAVNGVCEGIVAVADTIKETSRAAVASLHEMGIEVVMITGDNQTTAQAIAEQAGITRVLAEVLPEGKAEEIRRLQQGGVKVAMVGDGINDAPALATADTGMAIGTGTDVAMEAADITLMRGDLKSIPDAIRMSRKTMNNIKQNLFWALAYNTIGIPIAALGFLAPWLAGAAMAFSSVSVVLNALRLQRVKL comes from the coding sequence ATGAACAATACAACACCAACAGGTAACGGTGAGCAGCAAATGACTGTACAAATTACCGGTATGACTTGCTCTGCGTGTGCGGCACGGATTGAGAAGGGGCTGTCCCGGATGGAGGGAGTGTCCCGTGCGAATGTAAATCTGGCATTGGAGCAAGCGACGATAGGCTTTGACCCCAAGGTGTCAGGGCTGCCTCAAATAGAAGAGAAGATTCGAGCTCTCGGTTATGATACGGTCAGAGAAGCAGTGGACTTTGATATTACGGGTATGACCTGTGCGGCTTGTTCCGCACGGATTGAGAAGGTGCTGGGACGTATGCCGGGCATAGCCCAAGTCAACGTGAACCTGGCGCTGGAAACCGCACATGTGGAGTATACCCCGGGAACTATTGGTACGCGCGATATTATGGAGAAGGTTAGCAGCATCGGTTACAAAGCTACATTGAAAGAGGAACGCAAGGATAGTGCCGATCACCGGGAGTTGGAGATTCTTAACAAACGGCGTAAATGGATCATCTCTGCGATTCTGTCCTTTCCATTGCTGTGGGCGATGGTAGGTCATTTCACGTTCACGTCTTGGATTCCAGTGCCTGAGCTGCTGATGAATCCGTGGTTTCAGCTTATTTTGGCTACACCTGTACAATTCATTATCGGATGGCAATTCTACGTGGGTGCATATAAGGCGCTTCGCAACGGCAGTGCCAACATGGATGTGCTGGTAGCGTTAGGTACTTCGGCAGCTTATTTCTATAGTTTATATTTGACGATTGATTCTCTGAATATGAACGGTATGAATCATACTGTGGAAATGTATTATGAGACCAGTGCCGTGTTGATTACGCTCATTCTAGTGGGTAAATGGTTTGAAGCGTTGGCTAAGGGCCGTTCCTCCAATGCCATCAAAAGCTTAATGGGTCTACAAGCCAAAACTGCGCTCGTAATCAGGGACGGCACTGAGATGAACATTTCAATAGAAGAAGTCATTCCCGGTGACATCGTGATGGTGAAGCCTGGAACTAAGATCCCAGTGGACGGAGAAGTTGTCGAAGGATTCTCTTCTGTTGATGAATCTATGCTGACCGGTGAAAGTATCCCCGTTGAGAAACAGAAGGGTGACTCCGTTATCGGCGCTACGCTGAATACAAACGGTATGCTTAAAGTAAGAGCTACCAAAGTAGGGCGGGATACAGCGCTGGCCCAGATTATCAGAGTGGTAGAGGAGGCTCAAGGATCCAAAGCGCCTATTCAGCGGATTGCAGATGTAATTTCCGGTATTTTTGTACCCATTGTTGTGGGTATTGCAGTTTTAACATTTCTCGTGTGGTATTTGTGGGCAGCACCGGGTCAGTTCGCCGAAGCGCTGGAAAAAGCAATCGCAGTATTGGTTATTGCTTGCCCATGTGCCTTGGGATTGGCTACACCGACTTCAATTATGGCGGGATCGGGACGCGCGGCAGAGCTGGGTATTCTGTTCAAGGGTGGAGAACATCTCGAAGCGGCACAGGGAATTAAGGTTGTTGTATTAGATAAAACGGGAACCGTAACGAACGGTAAACCGGTGTTGACGGATGTGGTGACTACTGCCGCAATTTCTGCTCCGGGGAACCGGGACACCGAGAATCGTCTGCTGTCCATCGTTGCAGCCGCCGAGAAGCTTTCAGAGCATCCTCTTGCCGATGCGATTGTAGCAGGTGCATCGGATAGAGGGTTGGAATTGCCGGACGCCGAGCAATTTGTGAATATACCTGGCCGGGGTATCTCCGCTGTTGTTGCAGGTCAGGCTGTGAATATAGGCACCCGGCGGATGATGGATGAGAAGGGTATAGATATCAGCCTATGGATGGGCTTGATGAAGGAGTTGGAACAGCAGGGAAAGACGGCTATGATTATTGCTGTGAACGGCGTTTGTGAGGGAATAGTTGCCGTTGCTGATACCATTAAGGAAACATCCCGGGCTGCAGTAGCTTCTCTTCATGAAATGGGAATTGAAGTGGTTATGATCACGGGGGACAATCAGACTACAGCACAGGCCATCGCTGAGCAGGCGGGGATTACCAGAGTGCTGGCTGAAGTGCTTCCTGAAGGAAAGGCTGAGGAGATTCGCAGATTGCAACAGGGGGGAGTGAAGGTTGCCATGGTCGGTGACGGTATTAACGATGCCCCTGCATTAGCTACGGCTGATACCGGTATGGCTATCGGCACCGGTACGGATGTGGCTATGGAGGCCGCCGATATTACCCTCATGCGGGGAGATCTGAAGAGCATCCCCGATGCGATCCGAATGAGCCGCAAGACGATGAATAATATTAAGCAAAATTTGTTCTGGGCGCTCGCCTACAATACGATTGGGATACCGATCGCCGCCTTGGGTTTTCTGGCACCTTGGCTTGCAGGTGCAGCCATGGCATTCAGCTCCGTATCTGTTGTGCTGAATGCACTGCGTCTGCAGCGGGTGAAGCTGTAA
- a CDS encoding metal-sensitive transcriptional regulator, protein MATHEEEHAGQPNGDDCHTSKVRKSHHSDEFKNGLGNRLNRIEGQIRGIKGMIERDTYCDDVLNQLAAVQSALNSVGKVLLEGHMKSCIIERIEAGEHEVIDELLVTVNKLMK, encoded by the coding sequence ATGGCTACACATGAAGAAGAACATGCGGGCCAACCCAACGGTGATGATTGCCATACTTCCAAAGTTCGCAAAAGTCATCATTCAGATGAATTTAAGAACGGGCTAGGAAATCGGCTTAACCGGATTGAAGGCCAGATACGAGGAATCAAAGGTATGATTGAGCGGGATACTTACTGTGACGATGTTCTGAATCAGCTAGCTGCAGTACAGTCTGCGTTGAACAGTGTTGGGAAGGTACTGCTTGAAGGTCATATGAAGAGCTGTATCATTGAACGGATTGAAGCCGGTGAACATGAGGTTATTGATGAACTGTTGGTTACCGTAAATAAATTAATGAAATAA
- the iscB gene encoding RNA-guided endonuclease IscB, producing the protein MRVFVKNKRGEALMPCSVRKARLLLKQQKAIIVGYQPFAIQLTIATGETVQELHVGVDTGVKHLGIAVISEDKIFAHGEIEFRQDVSSLLETRKTYRRSRRNRNTRYRRCKYKFNTKRVFDKKKKKWIKPSISLTSKRPEGWLPPSLENRIQHTFRWVDTFTKLLPHPKLHLEVGKFDVQKMMNPLIQGKEYQEGETFSYHEVRYYVFARDHYTCQVCKKKNKILNTHHIIYRSHKGSDRADNLITVCTDCHTHENHQEGAILWTWMMAKKKVKQYKEPPFMHVLRKRIFSRYPEARITYGSETTPHRKTLALEKSHQNDAIAIIGISKINEHPCSHFRIVQFRKKKRSLHEATARKGRKEPNCLQKRNAKNTKESLGFLLNDQVCIHGQRGFITGFTGPYVQTIEGKYITLPGKSYKQVPLRELRRMAHHNNWQYTIQIETRPIHAPPIKDGELRAIC; encoded by the coding sequence ATGCGTGTATTCGTCAAAAACAAAAGAGGAGAGGCACTCATGCCCTGCTCGGTAAGAAAAGCTAGGCTTTTACTTAAGCAACAAAAAGCAATAATTGTCGGTTATCAACCGTTTGCGATTCAATTGACTATAGCCACAGGCGAGACTGTTCAAGAACTTCACGTCGGTGTCGATACTGGCGTAAAACACCTCGGCATCGCTGTCATCAGCGAAGATAAAATTTTCGCTCATGGCGAAATTGAATTCCGTCAAGATGTTAGTTCGCTGCTCGAAACTCGCAAAACGTATCGCCGTAGCCGTAGAAATCGAAACACGCGCTACAGACGCTGCAAATACAAATTTAATACCAAACGTGTTTTTGATAAGAAAAAGAAGAAGTGGATAAAACCCTCCATTTCGCTCACGTCCAAACGTCCAGAAGGCTGGTTACCGCCTTCGCTTGAAAACCGCATCCAGCATACCTTTCGGTGGGTGGACACCTTTACGAAGCTGTTACCACATCCAAAGCTTCATCTTGAAGTCGGGAAATTTGATGTGCAGAAAATGATGAATCCTTTGATCCAAGGCAAAGAATATCAAGAAGGAGAAACCTTCAGCTACCACGAGGTTCGCTATTACGTGTTTGCTCGGGACCACTATACGTGCCAAGTCTGCAAAAAGAAAAACAAAATCCTAAACACCCACCATATCATCTACCGTTCGCATAAAGGTAGTGATCGCGCCGATAATCTCATAACGGTGTGTACCGATTGCCATACGCATGAGAATCATCAAGAAGGTGCGATTTTGTGGACGTGGATGATGGCTAAAAAGAAAGTGAAGCAATATAAGGAACCGCCCTTTATGCATGTCTTGCGCAAACGAATCTTTTCCCGTTACCCCGAAGCACGCATTACGTATGGGAGTGAAACGACTCCCCACCGGAAAACATTGGCGCTCGAAAAAAGCCATCAAAATGATGCGATCGCGATCATAGGCATATCTAAAATCAATGAACACCCTTGCTCGCACTTCCGCATCGTACAATTTCGAAAAAAGAAACGTTCACTGCATGAAGCAACGGCTCGAAAAGGTCGAAAAGAGCCCAATTGTTTGCAAAAAAGAAACGCCAAAAACACGAAAGAATCCTTAGGATTCCTTCTGAATGATCAAGTTTGCATCCATGGACAGCGTGGTTTTATTACAGGGTTCACAGGACCATACGTCCAAACAATTGAAGGAAAGTATATTACACTGCCAGGAAAATCGTACAAACAAGTGCCTTTGAGAGAACTGCGCCGAATGGCACATCACAACAACTGGCAGTATACGATCCAAATTGAGACACGCCCTATTCATGCCCCACCTATTAAGGACGGGGAATTACGGGCAATTTGTTAA
- the nfsA gene encoding oxygen-insensitive NADPH nitroreductase gives MKLNNETLQLLKRHGSVRQFQDIPVSEEQLAVIIEAAQMASTSSNVQAYSVIAVTNQALKAELAGLAGNQAYIEQCPVFLVWCADLYRLREVTKPHLEGCASYEDSTENLIVATVDVALAAQNAAVAAESLDLGIVYIGGIRNRITEVSELLGLPELVYPLFGMCLGHPAGAVGQRPRLPLQAVLHRNRYDAEATVEQVKAYDEVTSNYMRERTGGTNAAPWSAIMAKRLAEPTRLHMKDFLRGKGFMKQ, from the coding sequence ATGAAACTAAATAACGAAACGCTTCAACTGTTGAAGCGGCATGGTTCTGTTCGCCAATTTCAGGATATACCTGTAAGTGAGGAACAACTGGCTGTCATTATAGAAGCTGCCCAAATGGCTTCCACATCCAGTAATGTTCAGGCCTACAGTGTCATTGCTGTTACTAACCAAGCCTTGAAGGCAGAGCTTGCCGGATTAGCGGGAAATCAAGCCTACATTGAACAATGTCCAGTGTTCCTTGTCTGGTGCGCCGACCTGTACCGTCTTCGAGAGGTTACGAAGCCTCACTTAGAAGGGTGTGCCAGTTACGAGGATTCAACAGAGAACTTGATTGTAGCAACCGTTGATGTGGCATTAGCTGCGCAGAATGCAGCCGTGGCGGCAGAATCGTTGGATCTTGGGATCGTGTATATCGGGGGGATTCGCAACCGTATAACGGAGGTGTCGGAGCTGCTTGGATTGCCCGAATTAGTCTATCCCTTATTCGGTATGTGCTTAGGGCATCCCGCTGGAGCCGTCGGTCAGCGTCCGCGCCTACCGCTGCAGGCGGTACTGCATCGCAACCGATATGATGCGGAAGCGACGGTGGAGCAGGTTAAAGCTTATGATGAAGTGACGAGCAATTATATGCGGGAACGGACGGGTGGCACGAATGCTGCGCCATGGTCAGCTATTATGGCGAAGCGTTTGGCAGAACCCACCAGGTTGCATATGAAGGATTTTTTACGCGGGAAAGGCTTTATGAAGCAATAG